The following are from one region of the Ptychodera flava strain L36383 chromosome 15, AS_Pfla_20210202, whole genome shotgun sequence genome:
- the LOC139151546 gene encoding protein NLRC5-like, translating into MAEAPGASTISPLNILFEDLQKEMDGNDVSKMKRLLRGKQLSKEEMEKLESASDVFHHLQERGIIDDNNLNLLVELFANLGKEPLKNKVVEFQREHASTTESKGFQLPKRERLSEGGQHSSELHEQTKCNLTNLTAKVAMEIDEEERESRNLDLKERRIKLEEREVNLELKKQLIEFLKNCIKEKDNAMFDKCVELFKECRADKSEPKIGSIFFILSFLTEEDLDYFWQKYKEGTVDKALTRILIPPTIKDKAEKAGITIRIKLEIDEKEYEEVKQRMHEMSAVSSSSRATWRQGKACSTGQWEAFVMDQVQDKQQAKNLLEQSKFDPVVDALRQEEFFFPAIVSFWFENSYTLPTTVTKATEYAVIHHAEMYCKENNVEIENLREILKARFNDIGMCLYDNITAENVGKLYLSWIDTCIPNLESHFFGLLTKSNDYYTFQSKYVYTYINAMYFSNIVALSPNNIPMLLREEKTRILQANLSYCLPYVAGILGEKALYFLEEVVKFSEMQTSVDISNLEMLGNCLFESERPSVFAREIEELIDENHYLDLSTCTGISNQSLHALSVILLHTSLIKDIKWHSESDEAFLSSEFKECLTNIIGDPFTVDRCTVSNVHDFTVTAKLLRILPLLCKHAQSRSSRDTTQQPAVTSLTISSNVSIFEEIKKCTMEMFIKALSCMPDLDNLSLTGFGEKLCEQFLLCLSEDTVSLNINMLCLAENDLSWEHCKLLLEAMNAMPCLTSLDLSNNIIGSLGCTVLLPIKDEIEVRVDYNIAQGLLEILPLCTSTAQVQDVGDLTLKSLDDVASLIGNLENVRHIDCTKLVNSQLSELCQNLSLLSNIVSIDVSGIKLDQQIVLLLCERLKHLKELQKVDLSHCCVSTDNMQVLLQHISPEVTDLNLSGMNMSGFLLTELKRFRNLKHLNLSNSNLKADDHVFKFIPTSVTHLNLSQNDLHEVNFENLENYTQLEGLDVSYNKLSLADIRKILKLISTSLTLLSISHNNLKRIDNSFEHLTNLRQLDLSNNGLLSCSILSLPSSITHLNLSHNQISFIGQKVNHLSQLTHLDMSHNQIVDIGQSFNHLSQLTHLDVSHNNLQLSLHSLLLHVSEKLKFLNISFNKIQNVHQAGNMISNFRQLCSINMNSNQLGAVGVQTLLSEIENYNINCDIDVSHNLFGLQKIIPYIVNQLPASAILPDFERENLTLKDEHLQVFFKSISKITTVEIPKSVEWSVIEYTSVLNDLSVFSNIESLSLAWLNPVTCPLLAETLINFSCLRRLDISGSKIDNKGVKVVGNALISLDKLVYINFSNTNIGISDIEFLLEIYRQHINQPFISVANNVHYLPAIFPYIEDQSKESSIASIDFDSDELHVKSFANVVQMTKLTKLKVKEKQWVNKDFNSFVQGLNYLNLDYLDLSHNNIGDSGAKSLSDVMRSMDGLTGLDLSHNNIGDSGAKSLSEVMRSMHGLTHLDLSHNNIGDSGAKSLSEVMRSMHGLSHLDLSHNNIGYYSDKKSLRVVMRSMDGLTHLDLSHNNIEDSGAKSLSDVMRSMHGYNHLDLSHNNIGDSGAKSLSEGMRSMDGLTHLDLSHNNIGDSGAMSLSEVMRSMHGLTRLDLSHNNIGDSGAKSLSEGMRSMHGLTHLDLSHNNIGDSGAESLSEGMRSMHGLTHLDLSHNNIGDSGAKSLSEGMRSMRRLTHLDLSHNKIGDSGAKSLSAVMRSIYEFNIDLSHNNIGDSDKKSLRVVMRSMHGYNHLDLSKNKIGDSGAKSLSHVMRSMHGLTGLDLSHNNIGNSGAKSLSEVMRSMHGLTHLDLSHNNIGDSGAKSLSEGMRSMRGLTHLDLSHNNIGDSGAKSLSEGMRSMRGLTHLDLSHNNIGDSGAKSLSEVMRSMRGLTHLDLSHNNIGDSGAKSLSEVMRSMYEFNLDLSHNNIGDSDKRSLRVVMRSMHGYNHLDLSQNDIGDSGAKSLSHVMRSMDELTHLDLSHNNIGDSGAKSLSEVMRSMDGLTHLDLSHNNIGDSGAKSLSEVMRSMRRLTHLDLSHNKIGDSGAKSLSKVMRSMRWTYSS; encoded by the exons ATGGCAGAGGCTCCAGGGGCAAGTACCATCAGCCCGCTCAACATCTTGTTTGAAGATTTACAAAAGGAAATGGATGGAAATGATGTGTCGAAAATGAAGAGGCTACTCAGAGGAAAACAGTTGTCTAAGGAAGAGATGGAAAAGCTTGAAAGTGCGTCTGATGTCTTCCATCACTTACAAGAACGTGGTATTATAGATGACAATAATTTAAATTTGCTTGTAGAGTTGTTTGCAAACTTGGGCAAAGAGCCCCTTAAAAATAAAGTTGTGGAATTCCAGAGAGAACATGCTTCAACTACTG AGTCAAAAGGTTTTCAATTGCCAAAAAGAGAACGATTAAGTGAAGGTGGTCAGCATTCAAGTGAGCTACATGAGCAAACAAAGTGTAACCTTACAA ATCTGACAGCAAAAGTTGCCATGGAGATTGATGAAGAAGAAAGAGAGAGTCGAAACCTTGACCTtaaagaaagaagaataaaaCTTGAAGAAAGGGAGGTGAATCTGGAACTGAAAAAACAACTCATAGAGTTTCTGAAGAACTGTATTAAAgaaaaagacaatgccatgTTTGACAAATGTGTGGAGCTATTCAAAGAATGCAGGGCTGACAAGAGTGAACCTAAAATTGGGTCtatattcttcattttgagtTTTCTGACAGAGGAGGATTTAGATTATTTCTGGCAGAAATACAAAGAAGGCACAGTGGATAAGGCTTTAACTAGAATACTGATACCGCCAACTATAAAAGACAAAGCTGAGAAAGCCGGCATTACCATAAGAATCAAGCTGGAGATAGATGAAAAAGAGTATGAAGAGGTGAAACAGAGGATGCACG AAATGTCAGCTGTTTCGTCATCAAGCAGAGCAACATGGCGTCAAGGTAAAGCGTGTAGTACCGGTCAATGGGAAGCTTTTGTCATGGATCAAGTACAGGATAAACAACAAGCAAAGAATTTACTTGAACAGTCAAAGTTTGATCCAGTAGTTGATGCTCTGAGACAAGAAGAGTTTTTCTTCCCGGCCATTGTATCCTTTTGGTTTGAGAATTCATATACTTTACCTACAACAGTAACAAAGGCAACTGAGTATGCTGTGATACACCATGCAGAGATGTattgtaaagaaaataatgtggaaattgaaaatctcagAGAAATTTTGAAAGCAAGGTTTAATGATATTGGAATGTGTCTATATGATAACATCACTGCAGAAAATGTGGGTAAATTGTATCTTTCGTGGATTGATACATGTATTCCAAATTTGGAATCACACTTTTTTGGTTTGTTGACGAAGTCTAATGATTATTACACTTTCCAAAGCAAATATGTGTATACTTACATCAATGCAATGTATTTCAGTAACATTGTTGCATTGTCACCCAATAATATTCCTATGTTACTCAGGGAAGAGAAAACAAGGATTTTGCAAGCAAACTTGTCGTATTGTTTACCTTATGTCGCTGGGATTTTGGGTGAGAAAGCATTGTATTTCCTGGAGGAAGTTGTTAAATTTAGTGAAATGCAAACTTCTGTTGATATTAGCAACCTTGAGATGCTTGGTAACTGTTTGTTTGAATCAGAGAGGCCTTCTGTCTTTGCAAGAGAAATCGAGGAATTGATAGATGAGAACCATTATTTAGATCTGTCAACTTGTACAGGGATCTCCAATCAAAGTTTACATGCTCTCTCTGTAATTTTACTACACACGTCTTTAATCAAAGACATTAAATGGCATTCAGAGAGTGATGAAGCATTTCTCTcaagtgaattcaaagaatgTCTGACAAATATTATTGGCGATCCGTTTACTGTTGACAGGTGTACAGTGAGTAATGTTCATGACTTCACTGTGACTGCCAAGTTGTTGAGAATTCTACCTCTGCTATGCAAACATGCACAATCCAGATCTAGCCGTGATACAACTCAGCAACCAGCAGTTACATCATTAACCATTTCAAGTAATGTGAGCATATttgaagaaatcaagaaatgcACGATGGAAATGTTTATAAAGGCATTGTCATGTATGCCAGACCTAGACAACCTAAGCCTGACAGGATTTGGAGAAAAACTATGTGAGCAGTTTCTACTCTGTTTGTCTGAAGACACTGTCAGCTTAAATATCAATATGTTGTGTTTAGCTGAAAATGACTTGTCCTGGGAgcattgcaaattactgttaGAGGCAATGAATGCAATGCCATGTCTTACCAGTTTAGACCTAAGCAACAACATTATTGGTAGTTTAGGGTGTACAGTATTGCTGCCAATAAAAGACGAAATAGAAGTAAGGGTAGATTATAATATTGCACAAGGTTTACTTGAAATTCTACCTTTGTGTACCTCTACAGCACAGGTGCAAGATGTCGGTGATCTCACTCTTAAATCACTGGATGATGTTGCCAGTTTAATAGGAAATTTAGAAAATGTGAGACACATAGATTGCACAAAGTTAGTCAACAGTCAGTTGTCAGAATTATGTCAAAATTTATCACTACTCAGTAATATTGTAAGCATCGATGTGAGTGGTATTAAGTTAGACCAACAGATTGTTTTGTTGCTATGTGAgagactgaaacatttaaaagaaCTTCAAAAAGTAGATCTAAGTCATTGTTGTGTTAGCACAGATAATATGCAAGTTTTATTGCAACACATATCTCCAGAAGTGACAGATTTAAACCTCAGTGGCATGAACATGTCAGGTTTTCTGCTCACTGAGTTGAAACGTTTTAGAAATTTAAAGCATCTTAATCTCAGTAACAGCAACCTTAAAGCTGATGATCATGTTTTCAAATTCATTCCCACATCAGTGACTCACTTAAATCTCAGTCAAAATGATctacatgaagtgaattttgaaaatcttgaaaattacaCACAACTTGAAGGATTAGATGTAAGTTATAATAAGCTCAGCCTTGCTGATATACGAaagattttaaaattgatttcaaCATCACTCACTTTACTCAGTATTAGCCACAACAATTTGAAAAGAATTGACAATTCCTTTGAGCATTTAACAAACTTGAGGCAGTTGGACTTGAGCAATAATGGTCTTCTATCATGCAGTATTCTCTCCCTACCATCCTCAATAACACACTTAAATCTAAGCCATAACCAAATATCATTTATTGGCCAGAAAGTCAATCATCTATCACAGTTAACACACCTAGATATGAGTCATAACCAAATTGTAGACATTGGCCAGAGTTTCAATCATCTATCACAGTTAACACACCTTGACGTGAGTCACAATAACCTACAGTTGTCATTGCATTCTCTCCTTTTACATGTTTcagaaaaacttaaatttttaaatatcagtttCAATAAAATTCAGAATGTTCATCAGGCGGGTAACATGATTTCCAACTTCAGACAACTATGTTCCATAAACATGAATTCAAATCAACTGGGTGCTGTTGGAGTGCAGACACTGTTGTCTGAAATAGAAAACTATAATATTAATTGTGACATTGATGTAAGTCACAATTTGTTTGggcttcaaaaaataattccctATATTGTGAACCAACTTCCTGCATCAGCTATTTtacctgattttgaaagagaaaaccTGACATTAAAGGATGAACACTTGCAGGTCTTTTTCAAAAGCATATCAAAGATTACCACTGTAGAAATTCCAAAGAGTGTAGAATGGTCTGTTATTGAATACACAAGTGTGTTGAATGatttatcagttttttctaataTCGAAAGTTTATCACTTGCATGGTTAAACCCAGTCACTTGCCCCTTATTAGCTGAAACTTTAATAAACTTCAGTTGTTTAAGACGCTTAGACATTAGTGGAAGTAAAATTGATAACAAAGGTGTAAAAGTTGTGGGAAATGCTCTAATTTCACTGGATAAACTAGTGTATATTAATTTTAGTAACACCAACATTGGTATTTCGGACATAGAATTTTTACTTGAAATATATAGGCAGCATATTAACCAACCATTCATCAGTGTTGCCAATAATGTTCATTACCTACCAGCCATTTTTCCTTATATAGAAGATCAGTCAAAGGAGTCATCAATTGCGAGTATAGACTTTGATTCTGATGAGTTACATGTCAAATCTTTTGCTAATGTTGTACAAATGACTAAACTGACAAAGCTAAAAGTTAAAGAGAAACAATGGGTCAACAAGGACTTTAACTCCTTTGTACAAGGGTTAAATTACCTAAACCTTGACTACCTGGATTtaagtcataataacataggagacagtggtgcaaagagtttgagtgatgTGATGAGGTCAATGGATGGACTTACTggtcttgatcttagtcataataacataggagacagtggtgcaaagagtttgagtgaagtgatgaggtcaatgcatggacttactcatcttgatcttagtcataataacataggagacagtggtgcaaagagtttgagtgaggtgatgaggtcaatgcatggacttagtcatcttgatcttagtcataataacataggataTTATAGTGATAAAAAGAGCCTGAGAGTGGTGATGAGGTCAATggatggacttactcatcttgatcttagtcataataacatagaagacagtggtgcaaagagtttgagtgatgtgatgaggtcaatgcatggTTATaatcatcttgatcttagtcataataatataggagacagtggtgcaaagagtttgagtgaagggatgaggtcaatggatggacttactcatcttgatcttagtcataataacataggagacagtggtgccatgagtttgagtgaagtgatgaggtcaatgcatggacttactcgtcttgatcttagtcataataacataggagacagtggtgcaaagagtttgagtgaagggatgaggtcaatgcatggacttactcatcttgatcttagtcataataacataggagacagtggtgcagagagtttgagtgaagggatgaggtcaatgcatggacttactcatcttgatcttagtcataataacataggagacagtggtgcaaagagtttgagtgaagggatgaggtcaatgcgtagacttactcatcttgatcttagtcataataagattggagacagtggtgcaaagagctTGAGTGCGGTGATGAGGTCAATATATGAATTTAATATTgatctcagtcataataacataggagataGTGATAAAAAGAGCCTGAGAGTGGTGATGAGGTCTATGCATGGTTATAATCATCTGGATCTTAGTAAAAATAagataggagacagtggtgcaaagagtttgagtcatgtgatgaggtcaatgcatggacttactggtcttgatcttagtcataataacataggaaacagtggtgcaaagagtttgagtgaagtgatgaggtcaatgcatggacttactcatcttgatcttagtcataataacataggagacagtggtgcaaagagtttgagtgaagggatgaggtcaatgcgtggacttactcatcttgatcttagtcataataacataggagacagtggtgcaaagagtttgagtgaagggatgaggtcaatgcgtggacttactcatcttgatcttagtcataataacataggagacagtggtgcaaagagtttgagtgaagtgatgaggtcaatgcgtggacttactcatcttgatcttagtcataataacataggagacagtggtgcaaagagtttgagtgaggTGATGAGGTCAATGTATGAATTTAATCTTgatctcagtcataataacataggagataGTGATAAAAGAAGCCTGAGAGTGGTGATGAGGTCTATGCATGGTTATAATCATCTGGATCTTAGTCAAAAtgacataggagacagtggtgcaaagagtttgagtcatgtgatgaggtcaatggatgaacttactcatcttgatcttagtcataataacataggagatagtggtgcaaagagtttgagtgaagtgatgaggtcaatggatggacttactcatcttgatcttagtcataataacataggagacagtggtgcaaagagtttgagtgaagtgatgaggtcaatgcgtagacttactcatcttgatctcagtcataataagataggagacagtggtgcaaagagtttgagtaaagtgatgaggtcaatgcgatggacttactcatcttga